CACGAGGaggatgatgataataataataatagctgcagtaataacaacaacaGTAACCATGGCAGTAACAACAATGATAACAACAGGAGTAAGCCTAGTGCTGGTaggaaaaatgataaaagtgTAGAGGACAGGGAAAAGAACAATTTGAATGGTACTCCTAGTGATAACCAGCTAAAAAAATCGGTGAGCAAATTTAATgactttttaattaatagagggataaatatatataaagaatataatgaTGTAGAGATAGCTACATGCACAcatgattataaaaaaataattcttgtTAGAAAATCTAAGCTCAATGTAGCAGAAATTATTGATATgcaaaataaagataaagaagttatttatataaaaacaaaaacgcAAATAAAGAGAATTGTAACGAGTCCAAGAGATAACTACATAGTCCTACATTGTCAATATAAGCCTGATGTTGTTAGTACCAAtttgtatgtgtataaaaTTAGCGGGAAATTaggaaagaagaaaaagaaaaaggacaAAAAGGACGAGATGGGGGAGAACCACACGGAGCAGAGGGAGTGGAATAAAATCATAGCCTCTAATAGCGAAGGTCAAATGAACAAGCGGGTTGGCGATGGGAAAGGTGAAACTACTAACGCTGCTAACACGAATCAGAAGACTAACTCACATGAAAATAACgataataaggaaaaaagtgaaagcatatattataacgAAATGCTAATATGCGAGCGTACATTAAAAAGTTATAGCAATAAAAATTGGCCTTTCTTTAAATGGAATGAGAGTGAATCAGTTTGCGTTTGTTTAAATAACAGTcagataaatatttataaagataACAACTTAAGTGTACCTGcagataaattaaaattagatAATATCgaatattttgatttatcaCCTGACcttgttaataaaaagggaaatttGTTAATTACATATGAACAAGGAAGTAAAGGAAATCCATccgtttttaaaatttttaacatggataatttaaataaacatatttactcaaaaaatttttttaactctgatgaaataaaaataaaatggaataaaaatggaacttccttattattacaaatacatacacaaGTAGATAAAGAGAAACAGTCCTACTACGGTTCgagtaatttatatttcatagaCACAGTAACATTAAAAGATGTTAATATAATGACGAATAAAGGATTAATATATGATACTATATGGTCATATAATcagaataaattttatgtatgtaaagGAGAAATACCAGCAGAAATTGTTGTACATGATAAGAATGCAAATGTATCTTATTCATATGGAagacataaatataatacactaaaattaaattgtaatgaaaaattattattaacaggAGGATTTGGTAATTTAAGTGGAGATATATCTATATGGAAtacatcaaataaaaaagaaattacaaAGACAAAATCATCATGTGCTGTTATATGTGAATTTTTCAATGATGGAACACATTTTATAACTGCTACTACACATCCAAGATTAAGAGTTGATaacaacataaaaatttataaatataatggtTTAATTGTCAGTCGAATAAATTttgaagaattatataatgttataattttaccatttaataaaattaaatttcaaGAAACGGATGCTACTTTAGGTACTTATGTTGATAACTCacatttacaattttatattaataaacagTTAGGTATCGATTCAAAAAAAACTGGTATATACAGAGCACCTAGATCAACTGGTTTGATTAGGTTAAATGGAAATTTATCATCGAAAATAGAAAAGTCAAAATCGAACTTACCTCCAGGGTGTAATTTTGTTATTgaagaaaaaacatataaaaaaaaaaaaaaaaaaaaaaaaacccaAAGGATAAAGAAAAGAGGGagacattttaattttttttgaaaaaaaaaaaaaaaaaaaaaataggcaATTACGGAGGTGTGTTATACTGTCGTACCTCTCCGCCACAGTGCAcgcatttaataaaatgagcATTTTACTAAGTGGTTTTGCAGGCATTTTTGGTattgtatgcatgtatatatatatatttatatatatatatatatagatatatatatatatatatagatagatagatagatagatagacaAACAGAGGGcagctttttatttttataaccgCTTTGCAGTAGTATCCATTAACGTCTTATTACCCTTGCagttttgctttttttttttatacatatttttgtacaaatttttttttttttcccctttttttttgtgtgtgtatgtgtgtgtgcgCGTGTGCATGTTTATATGCGGGGATTACAACGTAGACATTTTTTACTCCTTTATGTTATGCACTTCCAGTAATTTCTGAACGCATGAAGGAATTATTTATAAGCACCCCATAAGTATATGCATTATTTGCATAAAgctaaaataattatgttaaccacctttacttatattttaatggTATACTgtggtttttttttttttttttttcgcccATATGAGGGATATCATAGTCCAGCTAcatttgtaattattatgaacaagtgcatgtatgtatgataatatacatgtacatatatatatatatattcattacaTATACGTGTTAGTGATAAAACTGAAGAATACagacaaaaagaaaaaaagaaaaaaaaaaaaaaaaatgctccCAGTTTTACATTAAACATcattttacaataaaaaatgaattctattttttgttgttataaaaaaggaatgaaAAAGACTGCTGTCGTAAAGAAACAAAGACGTAAGTATACATTATTGTACGAATTCtgtaagaaataaataaatgcagCGTGTGAAGCTAAATAATTATGAGCAATCGTCGAATACTTAAAGGTACAATACTCGTTTTGTCGCAAAATGGTTTATCCCTATGTGCATagctaattttttaaaatgtactcatataatacatacacacaagtgcacatatatatatatatatatatatatatatatttttttttttatttcttatgaTATGCGTATTGGTAGCTTCATACAAACACATGATACACATACTGCCCATTCATGCAACAATTGAACCAACGAAAACTGCACATTATATAAACTTTAAATAACGGTATGCTTCTTTTGTGggtaaaatgttaatatataagaaagattgcctttttttttcttttcttttttttttcctcatttttaattatgttcGAGTTGGTACTTTTAACAgtttgtataataaatatactattgttatataaaaataaaaaatgcatttaaatatacacgTATGTGCAAAAATACAAGTGTAAAATTAAGAATgaataagagaaaaaaaaaaattaaatttagcCTTCAAGCCACAAAGCAAAGCCAGCTATGCaaaaaaaccaaaaaaaaaaaaaaaggaaagaacaTTTAAGGAATGTCATTAGTAACCTATATATTTCGTCAGCTGTAACTtagaattataattataataattattatcatttatactcacaaatcataattatatgtatgcatatatatttatattgacgtatatttatatggacgtatatttacatggacgtatatttacatggacgtatatttacatggacatatatttacatggacgtatatttatatggacgtatatttatatggacgtatatttatatggacgtatatttatatggacgtatatttatatggacgtatatttatatggacgtatatttatacgtacatatatttatatgtacatatatttatatgtagatatatttatacgtatatacatttatatatatatgaaaaattagaaaaaacagaaatgggacgatttttttacaaatacgCTGTTCGATTTAACAGAATTCCGCTCTACTGGTactacatattatatatatatatatgcacacataccTGTACACACaacaattaattaataaaatgatgtTCTCTTACTGCTGCCGTTATTAACACATAGACAGTGAAACAATGAGTGGTCAGTTCAAGTCTGGCTTCTTTTGCTTTTCATTATTGTTGTTCAAAATTGTCAAGATATTTAatgattttcttttttaattaaaatatacatttattatgtatatatatatatatatatatatatatggcaGTGATCGCTTTTATTCTTCCATGGTAATTATATGCAAGTTCTgtgattttataaaaatggcaTTCAAAATGTTACTTCCTTTttgaagtatttttttttttttttttttttttgaataattttattatttttttttcttttttgactCATTTATatctgttttatttatattttttacgaaACTTGCACATTATGCTCaacatttttttgaaatggcaaatttagaaaaataataacaactgTTAAGCTTAAATGTTATTGCCATGCACAACTACTACATATACTACTGCTGTGCACAAGCAACCCTTCCTCCTTCCATTTCCGGCTGATGCTCCTCATCCTCACAAGCCTCCTGTTGCTGCTTTTTGCTTACCCTCTGTTTTATGTACTCTTTGTCAACAGCTTGACAAGTAACAACTTCACATTCACTATTTTCCAGGTCGTATTTCTTTTCgctttcattttgtttttttaaaattttcaaaatttctttcttttcattagtaataattaaatCCATTGGGTATTCCACTTCAAAGGTTAAGTataaatttccttttttaaaaggatCCTTGTATGTTGGCATTCCTTCATCTACTATTTCTCTTATATCACCATGTCTTATAAAACCTGTATTTGTACAATCTACTAGAATTTTCCTTTCATCAAGATGATTTATTTCAGCAATAAAACCTGTCAATGATTCGtataaagaaattttatgaCTCATAAATAAGTCTACTCCCTCTCTTCTAAATACAGGATGCTGTTTCtcatttaatataacaaCTAAATTACCAGTAATTACATTTGGCTTTTCATCAGCTTCTCCATTAAATACAATTTTGTGTTTATTAGGTGCACCTTTAGGTATATACActtctataatttttctcGTTTTTAATACACATCCTCCTTTACAATTAACACATTTATCTTTCTCGTTAAATATTTTCCCCTTTCCTCTACATCCATTACATGTTACTTCAGTTTGATGCAAAACACTTGAGTGATATCTCATGTATGTTTTTGTTCCTCTTCCATTGCATTGTTTACAATCAACTTTTGCATCCTTTGGACCACCATGACCTTCACAATTGGAACATATAACATCTTTACTAATAGCTAGCTTTTTTGTTGCGCCATTATATAACTGCTCAAGAGTAACCTTTACCTCACTTACAATATCTTcacctctttttttttttccttttcctgcatttaatataaaatcaaataaatCTGTTGCATCAGCAGGTTGTTCCCCATTTTCCAATCCTTCTTCACCATATTCATCAtacaattttcttttttcttcatcaGCTAATATTTCATATGCTCTTGATATTTCTTTAAACTTTTCTGGATCTCCACCTTTATCAGGATGATGTATTATGGCAAGCTTTCTGTAAGCCTTTTTAACTTCATCGGtggtacaatttttttttaaattcaaaatttcataatattttgaattatttacctgaacaaacaagaaaaaaaaaaaattatatgtaaaaagttaaaaaaaaaaaaaaaaaagaaaaaaattatatgcattgttcataatttttttttggcatATTTTTACACTTGCGCTTGTTTATTTCATTAGCACAACTTCGTAAACCGAAGAAGGCACAAGAAATCGGTTGCGCAAGTGGTCCAACACAATACGACtacttatgtatatgcatttatgcatatatatgtaaaaatttacgtatatatgtatgtatatacgtatatatgtatgtacatatgtatgtatatatgtacgtatgtttatatgtatgtatatatgtacgtatgtttatatgtatgtatatatgtacgtatgctCATACAACATTTAGCAATCAAGGTttcatattaatttatgaactactaaaattaatattcacCAGATGTATTTCTCATTTTTGTACATGATAAAACTAAGATATTCCTCGCAAATGATATAATATGcaacataataatttttatgtatttatttacgcATAAacttaaatacatatgtatttgtatatgtatgtaatttatttaagtAGGTACGTTTTTGCGCATATACTTATGTTTGTAggtatgtacttatatatacatatatatgtatatatacatatataaaataacagtttcttttctttttcttactTCTCTTTTTCTACGGGCTTGTTGCCCACCCATAGAATCAAATGGAAAACCAGAAgagaaaaacattttatattaattttacgatatatattatttattcagttatatatatatatatatctttggAGTGTTCTACAAaacgaaatttttttttacttattttcttaatttcttaaactttattattttatgttaattttatttcatgtaGTTTTTCACATTAAAcgtttttttaatctttcctgttatttttctctaatattatatatatatatatattatatatatttatttatttatgtatatatatatacataaattttaaatgttaaaattaattcgagtatgtaattatatataatactacaTTAGCATTCCtaatttttttcccatttcatttttttttcttttataaattttatattttttatacttattttatattttttcatgacCATTGTGAAAATGCATGTTGCtgctatatatttttatttttttaaacttggCCCCTCCTGTACATTTAAGCATATACAATGAGaatgaatatgtatatatatatataacgtaTCACacgttttttatttttttattattttttataaattgcCAAGCTTACAATTAAAACTATATTctcttatctttttttgGCGATACAACGATATGTCAAAaggtacatatatgtacgcatatataaatatatatataaatgtataagtgtatatatatatatatttattaagggcacatttgttttttgtttttttttaaacacaatgaaaaaaaaatataaaagccTTCAATTTAAGATTTAATTGCAATCTTTATTACAGTTTTATTTGCACTTAAAATTTCAATTtcaatttcaatttttataccatttattattttattttttatttcattttttattccaaTTTTAATTCCTACTTCAACATACTTGTTTGCTATTATTTTGcctttttatacttttctttttcgttcTGCACTTTTCAAACGTGAATTTCGTATGACTTTGTAGGACATTATGTTTGTGAATATACTATTGAGAATTCCTTTATATATGtctttataatgaaaaattaaaattataaatagagTAGAAAtaggcttttttttttctcttttttcttttttttttttttatttcccctTTGTGTAttataagagaaaaaagtttatttctttaatgtGTTCTATGAAAAAatcgaattttttttttttttttaaataaatgaaaaagcaCAAAACATACTtctatgtaaaaatatgtaaatgtagagaagcatatataaacatataataaatatctacataagtacatacatataaatcaTTTAAGTACTTAgaagttcatatatataaattatatacatttgtaatatacttttctacaggagtaaaaaataaagcaatatGAGAAAAAGcggttatatattttttttttttttttgaaagaaaaaaaaaagcttttctatgtttaaaataaaataaaatataaaaaaattcaaaagtaaaaaaaaaaaaaataataataatagcaatattAAATCATTGTAATTTTCCTAACACTTGCAAATTTAAAGGTAGTTTATACATTTGTAACCTACTAAAAATGaaatctttttaattttttcaaaaattgtaATTGGTGCGAAATggtttattaatattgtgatatataaaaaataagaatatattgaAACTTcgtaataaatatgatatatatggaaatacaattttatataataaatataattaattagcATTGTATAGTATGTTCTTACATTAATAATcctacttttaaaaatatatgtttcaaGATGTGCGTATAAAGGTGGTTCTCTATTTATTTAacactatttattttttcaattttactgtattttcgtttttaataaaacatatatgtatgtatatatgtatgtatatatgtatgtatatatgtatgtatatatgtatgtataaatgtatatatgtatgtatataacaaGTAACTTAAGCATTCTATCAATAGGTACAACAGTAAGgagttataatatatttacataaacacatgtatgcacatgcatacatatgtatattaaacatatgtttatatatatacatatatgtgtgtatgtcaAAATGACGAAGCGCCTTTTTTCCTAATTTCTCAATTTCGCAACAtggtataaaataaaagtatgaGGGGATGGGCTTtgttatgtatgtacacatttgtatatgtttgtttatgtatgtatgatgTAAAGATTATCCTATCTATAAGGAATTATTAAACAattacgtattttttttttaattgttaagttttattgaaataattaatgatatataatatataaaaattacttgTATACctgtattttattcattcttTTGCATATTCTATGTTTTAGTTTGTACGTAAATAATGTTATGgtgcattatttttattgtacaTATGCCCAAACTTGGTGAAGAGGTTGtaaaagtttatatatatatatatattatatgccATATGGAAACAAACGAACGGAGGACTGCATCTTATCAATATTATTATccactatttattttttttcaatttatttcttttaaatgttaTGGTATTACACGTGTGCATACAACTtggaaaaatatgtattatgtataggtcatattaattataaactATACAATTATTAAAAGGTGATACATTgtgtattataatataacatgATTTAGAACAAAAGGGGTATAAATGCTTAAcgcatttattattttaagtactatttaattttatgcatAGATGAAATTTCGTAAATTTAATCAACTTTAAAGAATTGAgcttcctttttctttttttcgttttttcctttttttggcgtccaattaatatataaataactgTAGCTTATTTCTGattgaaataattttcctATAAAGgattagtaataaaaataaataaataaataaataaaataaaataaaataaaataaagcacattaaaacataatacggcataataaaattaaatgatattttCTCAAATTATGAGGAAACAATTAATCCATTTTTCTCTCTCCCTTTCTCCCCTTCATTTTAAAAGTTGTGTCTTTCTTAGCaagatattatattttcttcattttggTGTTAAATCATTCCAAGTGTGATAGTATGTTAAATAATGCTCTTTTCGAATTAGTCATTTATTACAcaaaagtatattaaaagTGGAGAAGacattgttttttcttttttcctttttcttttttcctttttcctttttcctttttcttttttcctttttcttttttcctttttcctttttcctttttcttttttcctttttcctttttttttttcttttttcctttttcttttttcttttttcctttttcctttttcttttttcctttttcctttttcctttttcctttttcttttttctttattttttcttttttgctttttctttattcctctt
This genomic interval from Plasmodium brasilianum strain Bolivian I chromosome 13, whole genome shotgun sequence contains the following:
- a CDS encoding eukaryotic translation initiation factor eIF2A — encoded protein: MSKEDESNNNLYFLALSKNKVTVYEYNTALSKNIIDDINEEIKKDGEIRNSKVNVLHEEDDDNNNNSCSNNNNSNHGSNNNDNNRSKPSAGRKNDKSVEDREKNNLNGTPSDNQLKKSVSKFNDFLINRGINIYKEYNDVEIATCTHDYKKIILVRKSKLNVAEIIDMQNKDKEVIYIKTKTQIKRIVTSPRDNYIVLHCQYKPDVVSTNLYVYKISGKLGKKKKKKDKKDEMGENHTEQREWNKIIASNSEGQMNKRVGDGKGETTNAANTNQKTNSHENNDNKEKSESIYYNEMLICERTLKSYSNKNWPFFKWNESESVCVCLNNSQINIYKDNNLSVPADKLKLDNIEYFDLSPDLVNKKGNLLITYEQGSKGNPSVFKIFNMDNLNKHIYSKNFFNSDEIKIKWNKNGTSLLLQIHTQVDKEKQSYYGSSNLYFIDTVTLKDVNIMTNKGLIYDTIWSYNQNKFYVCKGEIPAEIVVHDKNANVSYSYGRHKYNTLKLNCNEKLLLTGGFGNLSGDISIWNTSNKKEITKTKSSCAVICEFFNDGTHFITATTHPRLRVDNNIKIYKYNGLIVSRINFEELYNVIILPFNKIKFQETDATLGTYVDNSHLQFYINKQLGIDSKKTGIYRAPRSTGLIRLNGNLSSKIEKSKSNLPPGCNFVIEEKTYKKKKKKKKTQRIKKRGRHFNFF
- a CDS encoding HSP40; the encoded protein is MFFSSGFPFDSMGGQQARRKREVNNSKYYEILNLKKNCTTDEVKKAYRKLAIIHHPDKGGDPEKFKEISRAYEILADEEKRKLYDEYGEEGLENGEQPADATDLFDFILNAGKGKKKRGEDIVSEVKVTLEQLYNGATKKLAISKDVICSNCEGHGGPKDAKVDCKQCNGRGTKTYMRYHSSVLHQTEVTCNGCRGKGKIFNEKDKCVNCKGGCVLKTRKIIEVYIPKGAPNKHKIVFNGEADEKPNVITGNLVVILNEKQHPVFRREGVDLFMSHKISLYESLTGFIAEINHLDERKILVDCTNTGFIRHGDIREIVDEGMPTYKDPFKKGNLYLTFEVEYPMDLIITNEKKEILKILKKQNESEKKYDLENSECEVVTCQAVDKEYIKQRVSKKQQQEACEDEEHQPEMEGGRVACAQQ